A genomic stretch from Edaphobacter aggregans includes:
- a CDS encoding choice-of-anchor D domain-containing protein encodes MSNHIVAGLLLCAVCAVAPVGLTITARAQAGPFRTPPPDLATQVLPANDGWAATAPGTTGGSAALPANIYTVSTMAQLAAALNNKSSTSKIINVAGTITGVVDANNNVLAGAPPCPNFDVAPYTEADYIASATEFSAPSAAQTSALSKSETAYNPHVVLAVGSNTTIVGVGSLATIKGINLTIGSGVSNVIIRNITFADAIDCYPVWTFTDMNPVNPFYQAANSSFPGNFNSSFDLISVLGGKNWWVDHCTFTDEPDTDDTQPIFFNRPYQWHDGELDITSGSDLGTVSWTIFANHGKTNLIGGGDGTTSDNGHLRTTFHHNMWLNAEERSPRVRYGEIDLYDNYYSINHPLGYGAYVYSWGAGVSSHIYAQNNAFTDPGNFYSPSHIVYDYGNLTQPAVCVLDARWNNPDTTVDPVALANAAIASWPSTNTVSATGISVASTLAAAAAAGTTPLVPSCSFWTPTLRMSTPDATQDVPALVLSGAVASPSVGAAPVFGTVIEGSSSTETVTLSNAQGAGVLLINTVTATGDFSVGGNSCVGSLAGGSSCSVSVNFSPTAEGTRTGTLSLSDWSSSSPQTVNLTGSGALAGTVQLITTAVLSKLSGGGYQAVVTVTNNGTGTAQNVQLTGATLGAASALVPVSLGNIPHGGGTAMVTLTFSSSAAADGAPAAERYTGTYTGGTFGGSIRASLP; translated from the coding sequence ATGAGCAATCACATTGTTGCCGGGCTGTTGCTGTGTGCCGTGTGCGCGGTCGCGCCCGTGGGCCTGACGATAACCGCTCGGGCGCAAGCTGGCCCCTTCCGTACCCCTCCTCCTGACCTCGCAACGCAGGTGCTTCCTGCCAATGACGGCTGGGCCGCGACGGCGCCCGGGACAACGGGCGGTTCGGCTGCCCTTCCCGCCAATATCTATACGGTGTCAACCATGGCCCAGCTCGCTGCCGCGCTGAACAACAAGAGTTCCACCTCGAAGATCATCAACGTGGCAGGCACGATCACCGGGGTCGTCGATGCGAACAACAATGTACTAGCGGGTGCGCCGCCTTGCCCGAATTTCGACGTAGCGCCGTACACAGAGGCAGATTACATCGCATCGGCCACCGAGTTTTCCGCGCCCAGCGCCGCGCAGACATCGGCATTATCGAAATCCGAGACCGCATATAACCCTCACGTAGTGCTCGCGGTGGGTTCGAACACCACCATCGTCGGAGTGGGGAGCCTTGCCACCATCAAAGGCATCAACTTGACCATCGGGAGCGGGGTGAGCAATGTCATTATCCGCAATATCACGTTCGCGGACGCGATCGATTGCTACCCAGTTTGGACCTTTACTGACATGAATCCCGTCAACCCGTTCTATCAGGCAGCGAACAGCTCCTTCCCCGGCAACTTCAACTCGAGCTTCGACTTGATCAGCGTCCTGGGCGGGAAGAACTGGTGGGTCGACCATTGCACCTTTACCGATGAGCCCGACACCGACGATACGCAGCCGATCTTTTTCAACCGCCCCTATCAGTGGCACGATGGAGAACTGGACATTACCAGTGGCTCCGACCTGGGAACGGTTTCCTGGACGATCTTTGCGAATCATGGCAAAACCAACCTGATCGGCGGCGGCGACGGCACTACTTCGGACAACGGGCATCTGCGGACAACCTTTCACCACAACATGTGGCTCAACGCGGAAGAACGCTCGCCGCGGGTCCGCTATGGCGAGATCGACCTATACGACAACTACTATTCCATCAATCATCCACTCGGATACGGTGCGTATGTGTATAGCTGGGGCGCGGGTGTGTCCTCGCATATCTACGCGCAGAACAATGCCTTCACTGATCCAGGAAACTTCTACTCTCCCAGTCATATCGTCTATGACTACGGCAACCTGACGCAGCCTGCGGTCTGTGTCTTGGATGCGCGGTGGAATAATCCGGATACCACTGTGGATCCGGTTGCGTTGGCTAACGCCGCGATTGCATCGTGGCCATCAACCAACACCGTAAGTGCAACTGGAATCTCTGTCGCTTCGACCCTCGCGGCGGCGGCAGCCGCAGGAACTACGCCGCTGGTGCCGAGTTGCAGCTTTTGGACCCCAACGCTGCGGATGTCCACGCCGGATGCGACCCAGGATGTCCCGGCGCTGGTGCTCTCCGGTGCAGTTGCGTCGCCTAGTGTTGGGGCCGCCCCCGTGTTTGGCACAGTAATTGAGGGAAGCAGCAGTACCGAGACGGTGACCTTGAGCAATGCTCAAGGAGCAGGCGTACTGTTGATCAACACGGTGACGGCTACAGGCGACTTTTCCGTAGGCGGCAACAGTTGCGTAGGTTCGTTGGCGGGCGGCAGTTCCTGCAGCGTCTCGGTTAACTTTTCTCCAACCGCGGAAGGAACACGCACAGGCACCCTGAGCTTGTCGGATTGGTCGTCGAGCAGTCCTCAGACGGTGAATTTGACCGGTTCAGGCGCGCTCGCGGGAACCGTACAGCTAATCACCACGGCGGTGCTAAGCAAGTTGAGCGGTGGAGGGTACCAGGCAGTCGTTACCGTTACCAATAACGGAACGGGCACGGCGCAGAACGTGCAGTTGACCGGAGCGACTCTGGGCGCAGCGAGCGCTTTGGTTCCAGTATCGCTGGGCAACATCCCACATGGCGGGGGAACGGCGATGGTCACGTTAACCTTCTCGTCCTCGGCGGCCGCTGATGGTGCCCCTGCTGCGGAACGATACACCGGGACATACACAGGAGGCACGTTCGGGGGCAGTATCCGCGCATCATTGCCGTAG